From Planctomycetota bacterium:
TCCTGGCGCCCCGCGAGGCCAGCGAGGCCATCGCCGCGTTCGACCGGGATGAGCGGCCGCGCCTTCAAGGCGAGCGCCGCTCGCTGCCGCACGGCATCCCGGTCGCGGTGGTCGGTGGGCCGCTCATGCGCAACGACGCGCAAGTTTTCGACCGGATCGAAGAGGCCGGCGGCGCCGTCGTCCTGGACGGAACCGAGAGCGGCGCCCGGACGCTCCCGGCCCCATTCGATCGCCGCCGACTCCGCGACGATCCGGTCCTGGAACTCGTGGACGCTTACTTCGGCCGTATTCCCGACGCCTTTCGCCGGCCCGACGACGCGCTGGTCGCCTGGTTGGGGCGCGAGTTGGCCTCGAGCGGCGCCCGCGCCGTCGTCCTCTGGCGCTACGTCTGGTGCGACCTCTGGGCCGCTTTCGCCGCTCGCGCCGGGGACCTCGCCGGCCTCCCCGTTCTGGACCTGGACGTCTCCGGCGACGAGGGGGCCGATCGCCGAACCGCCAACCGGCTCCAGGCCTTTCTGGAAGTGCTGCGATGAACCCGCCCCCCAAACGAATCTCGATGGAGGAACTCGACCTTTTGTGCGAGCGCCGCCGCTCGGCCGGCGCCCCTATGCCCGCGTACGTGGGGCCGCTCCGCCGCCACGTCGCGGAGGGCGACCGCCGGCTCCTGAGGCTCGAGTACGACGCCTCCCCGGCCGCGCTGCGCCTCTGGAGTTTCCTCCTGACGGAGGAGGAACGCCTGCACGCCGCCCGCGCGGCCGGGGCGAAAATCGTCGGCGCGATGAAGGACCTCGGCACCGTGGCCGTCATGGCCTACGCCCTCCCGAACGTCGTCGCCTTCTATCCCGACGGCGCGTGGTGGACGCCCTGCGTCATGGAACTTTCGGATGGCCTTTTCCGCATCGCCCAGTCGCTCGGTTTCGGCGAGGCGTTCTGCCCCGTCCGCGCGATGCTGGGCGCCTTCGTCAACCGCGCGCATTTCCCGATCCCGGACATTCTCATATGTAGCGCCGGTGCGGTGTGCGACGATTTTTCGGCCATCGCCCAGCGCGTCGAATCACTCGGCCACCCGATTCTCTGGTGGGAGATGCCGCACCGCCGCCGCCCGGAGCCGGACGAACCCGCCGTCGAACTTCCGGGCGGCTTTTCGGCGCCCGCGTCCGAGGTCGCGCTGGTGCGGGCGGAACTGGAGCGCGTGCGGTCGGCTCTCGAGGCCCTGGCCGGTGCGCCTCTGGGCGAAGCCGAGTTGGCCGCCGGCGTCGCCGAAGCCAACCGCGTCCGCCGGCTGCTGGCCGAACTGCGCCGGCTCGCCTACACGGCCGAGGTGTGTCCGATGCCGGCCCTCGAGATGCTCATCGCCGAAATGCTCGCCATCCATTTCTGCTCGGACCGCGCCGAGACGATCCGCGTCCTCGCGGACCTCCTGGAGGAAGTTCGCCGACGCGTCAAGGAAAAGGTCGGCATC
This genomic window contains:
- a CDS encoding 2-hydroxyacyl-CoA dehydratase family protein, which codes for LAPREASEAIAAFDRDERPRLQGERRSLPHGIPVAVVGGPLMRNDAQVFDRIEEAGGAVVLDGTESGARTLPAPFDRRRLRDDPVLELVDAYFGRIPDAFRRPDDALVAWLGRELASSGARAVVLWRYVWCDLWAAFAARAGDLAGLPVLDLDVSGDEGADRRTANRLQAFLEVLR
- a CDS encoding 2-hydroxyacyl-CoA dehydratase family protein; the protein is MNPPPKRISMEELDLLCERRRSAGAPMPAYVGPLRRHVAEGDRRLLRLEYDASPAALRLWSFLLTEEERLHAARAAGAKIVGAMKDLGTVAVMAYALPNVVAFYPDGAWWTPCVMELSDGLFRIAQSLGFGEAFCPVRAMLGAFVNRAHFPIPDILICSAGAVCDDFSAIAQRVESLGHPILWWEMPHRRRPEPDEPAVELPGGFSAPASEVALVRAELERVRSALEALAGAPLGEAELAAGVAEANRVRRLLAELRRLAYTAEVCPMPALEMLIAEMLAIHFCSDRAETIRVLADLLEEVRRRVKEKVGIVAKEAARVFWVNPVADLRVMNLLEDCGGRLAGTEFLFSHALDLIPEDLPPMEALARMALADPMAGPSADRAARIERDARAFGAEAVLVSRIPGASHCALEGAVIGRTVRRSLAVPVVEIEVPPLADPMRPTLRAQLEALVETVQERRKR